The Salvelinus fontinalis isolate EN_2023a chromosome 9, ASM2944872v1, whole genome shotgun sequence genome has a window encoding:
- the LOC129862428 gene encoding ADP-ribosylation factor 4-like, with translation MGLLISSVFTRLFGKKQMRILMVGLDAAGKTTILYKLKLGEIVTTIPTIGFNVETVEYKNICFTVWDVGGQDKIRPLWRHYFQNTQGLIFVVDSNDRERVAESAEELSKMLQEDELREAVLLVFANKQDLPNAMAVSDLTDKLGLQSLRSRVWHVQATCATQGTGLYEGLDWLSNELSKQ, from the exons ATGGGGCTCTTAATCTCGTCAGTTTTTACCAGACTGTTCGGCAAGAAACAGATGAGAATACTTATGG TGGGTTTGGATGCTGCAGGGAAAACTACTATCTTGTACAAACTGAAGCTGGGAGAAATAGTGACCACCATTCCAACTAtcg GCTTTAACGTGGAGACGGTGGAGTATAAGAACATCTGCTTCACGGTATGGGATGTGGGTGGTCAGGACAAGATCAGACCCCTCTGGAGACACTACTTCCAGAACACACAG GGTCTGATCTTTGTAGTAGACAGcaacgacagagagagagtggctgAGTCTGCAGAGGAGCTCTCTAAAATG ctTCAGGAGGATGAGTTGAGAGAAGCAGTGTTGCTGGTGTTTGCTAACAAGCAGGACCTTCCCAATGCTATGGCCGTCAGCGACCTTACAGACAAACTGGGACTGCAGAGCCTCCGCAGCAGAGTG TGGCACGTGCAAGCGACCTGTGCGACCCAGGGCACAGGACTGTATGAAGGACTGGACTGGCTTTCCAACGAGCTGTCCAAGCAATAA